aatacagcacttcaaattaaagaaactaaaCTAAATTGAGTGATCTATAGTTTATATAGTTATTATGAAATAGTAAAAAAGTTGATGGTTTTTAGTACCTATGTAATTTTGGATGGTTTTACTGCTACctatataatttaaacatgacgctagttttttttataaaaaaaatctaatatggATTTATATTTACATCATACGAGAGTTCATCAAAAAATGAGATAAGTTCATCATAAACTGATTGGTTacattatatgattatatagtAATTTagcaaaatttaaaattatttgactACAATTACGAACATTTCCATTTAGCGAAGTTTCCCTTAAATagtttgaatatatattaaataatagtGTAAATCTTTTATAACCTTTTTAAACATCATATTATGTTAATATTGATTGAAATTTAGCATGAAACTATATCATCAATTAgcgtaaaaagaaaagaaaaaaaacctagTAGTAGCACATCGAATGGAATAATGAGGAGAACACAAAACACGTCCACGACTTTAGAATATTTCTTAACATTGAACACTTAAgaattgaaaacaataaaaacactCTAATAAACCCTTAAAATAGCCAATGAAAATCTCCAAAGTGTgcatatagaaagaaaaaaaaagatctttaTATTGCGACTCTCTCATATTTTGCTCTCCTTTTATGTGCCTCATTCTCCTCTCGAAGACTTCGTGTTGAAAGAGCGACCAgtgctctttctctctatccaCAAACACGAACAATTCTTCGTTGTCTTTGTTCCTGTTGCCAACTCCAGATTCCCACAGTGCCACAATCTCTAACATTGCAAAGTTGAGACATCTCATAAACTAACTCAGGTTATCAAATCTATCTCCTTTTGCCGTGTTTGGCAATTCATGTTTTCGGGTTTGCTTTCCTCTTTCTGGGGTTTCTTGTCTCGCAACGCTACTGCTCTATGTCTAGATATCGAGAGAACTAACAATCGGAGatgcttttgttttagaatttgtGTTTCCACGTTTTTGTCTCTTGCGTAAAGATTTCGACTTTTCCTGCTTTTCTTGCATACCATTGTCATATGTTCGTCCTTTGGGTTAATCCTGTACGAGATCATTGAGAATTACATACAACCTGTTCATGTTTGGGATCGATGCTTATGGGCTTTGCTTTGATCAGGTCTGATTATGAATCTGGGTCAGTGGTTCTACGGAATTTGGCTCTGAAAACACTAGATTTTATCTTTGTCCTCGTCTTCGTGCTTTTGTGGACTCTGCTTTAATTCCCGTGTCTGTGTTTGTTTCAATGATCAAGTCTTTTGATTGAATCGAATGTATTTGGTATTATCCCTCAACAACTTCTTTCACGATCTGAGGTAGTTGAATCTTCAGTTTGGTACCGTGGTCTTAAATATCTGAGCTTTATACTTTAGCCCGTCGTGTTGCTCTGGACAATGTATTTATTTGAGCTCCTTGCGGTTTGTTTGTATCTTTCATACTTAGGGTAGTGAATTTCGAAGTTGGGTCTTTTATCTTtgtgtttttgcttcttagtAGTTAGATCTTGTTTGCCAGGAAAGTAGGACTGATTTGCCTTTGCTGTTTGATTTATTACATTCTGAGTTTACCACATTTTTGGGTTCTTGAAAGTTTACATTTTCAGGTTTGAGATCCAATGATGTTGAAAATGCAGTTCTTTTTTGCTTGTTCAGGTTTCACTACGTTGAGGATGGTTCTTCTGATGGATGGGGAAAATAATCTTATGGAAGAAACAACAGCTGTTATCGAAGAAGACTCCTATGATGACGAGTTTCCCTGCGGAGATCCACAAGTTGAGCCTCGTGTTGGAGATGAATTTCAGGTCGACATTCCTCTTATGATGTCTGCATCCAAGCGCGCTGTGTTTCTTTCCAATCCTGTTGCTTTGGATGATTCTACATGTTCTTTTCTCGTCGGTCTACCTGTCCAAGTAATGTGGATAGACAAAGTTGGAATAGGACAAGGAAATGGAGATGGCAATGTTGACATGAACCAATCTTTGAAATCTTTAAGAGCTAAAAAAGGCCGTTGCTCTGCCAAGATCAGAGGAAAGAGTGACAAGAATTCGGAAACCAAGAAGCAAAGACTGAATCTTGAGGCTGTTCCTGCGATACCTTCCAGTTCTTGGGACGATTTGGAGGTTGCTAGCTTTGTTCTTGGTCTGTACACATTTGGGAAGAACTTTACTCAGATGAATAATTTCATGGAGAACAAAGGAATAGGAGAGATCATGTTGTTTTACTATGGGAAGTTCTACAATTCTGCAAAGTACCACACTTGGTCTGAATCCCGAAAGAAGCGCAACCGCAAATGTGTATATGGAAGAAAGCTCTATTCAGGTTGGAGGCAACAACAGTTGTTAACCCGTTTGATGCCTTCTATTCCTGATGAACCTCAGAAACAGATGCTTGTGGATGTGAGTCTCTTTCACATCCTAATGCGGAATGCTTTACCactgtatatatgttttttcattGATCTTACTATTCGCAGGTCTCAAAGTCATTTGCTGAAGGTACTATCACTCTAGAGAAATACGTAAGCGCAGTGAAGAATCTTGTGGGTCTCAGGCTTCTGGTAGACGCTGTGGCGAttggtaaagaaaaagaagatctcACGGTTCCTACATCAACCCCAATGAAGACCAAACCATGGTTCActgtttcttcaaaatcttctttGGTCCCTGGAGAAGGGGATTACAATTCCCTCACATCGGCTGGCATAATAAATCAGTTAACTGGCTGTTCTCGTCTGAGCAAAGCCCGTTGCAATGATATATTCTGGGGCGCTGTATGGCCGCGTTTGCTAGCCAGAGGATGGCGTTCACAGCAGCCCGAGGACCGAGGCTATTTCAAATCTAAGGACTACATTGTTTTCATTGTCCCTGGCGTGAAAAAGTTTTCAAGACAAGAGCTTGTCAAAGGAGATCATTACTTTGATTCCGTCAGTGATATTCTAACAAAGGTTGTGTCAGAGCCTGAACTTCTTGAGAATGAAACAGGAGGAGTGGCTGCAGAGAATCCTTCTGACCAGTCAGATGAAGAGTCTTCCCCGTCTGATAGTCTAAGACACCGTTACCTCAGGTCTCCATGTTCTAACCGTGGAACTCTGGGAATGAAATTCACTGTTGTGGACACTAGTTTGGCTACTGGAGGAAAGTTGTGTGATTTACGGAATCTGAATGCAGAGTGTTTAGTAGTTTCTGAGCCAAAGGCTCGTCTAGAAGCTAAAGATTCTTCTGTGCTTAAAAATTCTCTGGACAGTCAGAATGTGGAAAAGTCTCAAGTGAGGCCTCTGGATGCCAAGAACCATGTGGATGACCCAATGCGGTTCACGATTGTTGATACGAGTGTGGACCACTGCGAAAAATTATCTGGGTTTAGGAGATGGAGATGTTTACCAAGTGATGACACAAGAAGGGGTCATGTAGGGGCTGATTCTGGTataaaggaagagaagacTTTAGAGAAGGCTAAGGATCCATCAAAGAGGGTTATTAAGCCTCGGTCTACCCCTCGAGCAGAAACTAATTATTATGCTGTAGATTCTGCACCATATTTGAAACGCAGACGGCTCAGTGCTTGCATTTCCAGAGAGAGTCCAGTGTCCAAACATTTACCAGGTGATAATGACACAAAAATGACTATTTGTCTTGAATCAGAGCAGCAAAGTATATGTGTGGTCCAACAACAAACTAGCACTTGTGAAGAGATGAATCAGGACAAAGAGATTGTGCCGTTGGTTGAGCATATGAACTTAAAGTCTGATCAATCAAAAAAGACTGGAACTGGGCTATCTTCTTCGCTTGTTGAGATTCAAGAAACGACAGCGATTGAACCAAGCGGATTAAATTCCAACACTGGTGTCGACAAGAACTGTTCACCAGAGAAAATAAGAACTGCCCATGAACTCATTTCGgcagaaccaaaaacaaatgggATCTGTTCAGTGTCAGAGTTGGACAAAAAACGAGCTTCCAGTGATCTGGAACAAAAACAAGTATTTGAGCTTCCTTCCATTTCAGGCTCAAACAATAGATCTCCTTCCAATGATCTGGGAACTTCTCAAGAAATGGGTTCATCTGAACAACAACACAACCAACAAATTAAGACAGATGGTCCTAGAAGACAGAGCACAAGAAAGCGACCATTGACCACTCGGGCTCTGGAAGCTCTGGAATCCGACTTTCTTATAACCAAGAGAATGAAAAGCACAACTAAACCAGAACCGAGAAAACATGAAAGTTCAACGAAGAAAAAGCGCTCAGCTAAAGCATGTAACAGAAATGGGAGTGCAGACTTGGAGCACAGAGGAGAAGATAGAAGCAGTTTTACAAAGAAATCACCAACAAGTAAGCCCTTGGATCAAATAGAGGATTCAAAGCCTAGCTATCTTCTCAATGAAGCAAGAACTGAGAGTAAGGCTCTGGATCAAGTACAGGAGTCAAGGCCGGTTCTAACTGAATACCGTAAACTTCCACCGATTGTATTGAAGCTTCCATTCAGGCGTGGCTAAGGAGCTCAACGGACTTAAGTCTGAAAGTTTTGATCGCGGGATGTGAGAAGATTGGCCTGGCTGTATGCTGAAGAATAAGTGTGTACAGAAGAGCGATATTAACACAAAGGGTTTTATTCCTTTGTTATTCTTATTACTTCCATTATTAGACAGAAGTAATGTTTCTATTATTGGTTTGCTTAGGAGTTCGTTGAAGTAACTTTCATATGGTCTAGTAGTAGAAAAAATTATGTGGAATAATGATGGTTATGAATATACTATATGAAGCATGATATACACAGTCATAGATACATTACAAATCCTGAATAGTAGTAGTAGTCGTCTAAACTAAAGTCACAACAATGATTTTTATACTACTATACAAATCTTGACTGATTTAAGTGCAGCTGTTTTGCTGCGGCCGCTTGGTTGCCTCGTCTAAGTTGTGAGAGACTGCTTTGGTTAAGTTAGAGTCTTCAAATCCAAGCTCTGCTCCAAACCTTTTGCAGCCATAACGAAGgaaccaaatttcaaaaattgtCAGTTCAAATTCACTTCATACTCTTTATATTAGCTTTGGTGTCAATACTTTTTTACTTACTTTGGATCCAAGACCAGTTTCTGAACCTCTTTAATGGCTGAGCTAGCTGCGTATAATGATATCTTTCCAATCTGATGTTAAGAACCCAAACCATTTCCAAGAGTTAGAAGTGAAGGCACTGAGATGGTTAATGGTTTGTTCTAAGGGAAGGCAGAATCAAAGATTTGTTACCTCTAGAATCTGAAGTTTTGCCTCGTGGTCGTTTGGTAAACACCGGATTTCTTCAGCTAGTCTTGCTGACTCTCCAACGCTTTCAGGGCACAAGAAGTCAAGTGCCACCTGAATATTCGACTGAGAATTGTATACATGGgaaaaaagtttagtttaGCTCAAGGGAAAAGAAACTTAATGGAATAATGTTGCAACGAAATAAATTTACCTGAAGATTAGTGATTTGGAACGGACATCCAGCCGGAATGAAGATAGCCTCACCACGATGTTGCTCAAATGTCCATGGCTCAACTCCTGAAACAATAGCAAGAGTCATCCCTCAGGTTTCCAAGCGATTAAGTGTTTGGAAATAGAATAGGGAAtagaatgtttgtttttcctaCCAAACTCGTCTCTTAGTTGTCTCTTGTGGTGTTCATTTAAGAACAATCCTTCATACAACGGGCGTGACACCTGAAACCAGAGTAAACAAACTAGGAAACTCAATCATTCCACATACAAGACTTTACACACTTCATTTATTTGAATTAGCAGGTACGGCTTACAAAATCAGTCTGGATATTATCAGGCTTCTGGAATGTTCTCTGCAAATACCCGGACAACTTTGGGACGTCTTGGCGTCGAAAGACATCCCACTGGGCTCCTCCTGCACATGAAGATGTGCAAGAAGATTCCATGTTGTCACCGTTTTCCGTTAAGTTCTCTGGATTCACAGTCAACGCCAACTCAGGTTCATTCTTCTCCATACTGGCTTCACCAAGTGATAGATCATGTAACTCTCCGTCCCTTAATTTCTGCTCAGGGCTAAGAAGTGACTCATTTTCGCTCATCTTCTGGTCAGGTTCCTCTGGAacaggttttgtttttctcaccCTTTCGAATGTTGTTTCTTCAGACGTGTGCACCAATAGGTATACCTGATTAACAGTTTCAACGACTcaatcattatatattttaacaataatCTCAGTTGACCTAACATATAACCAGTTTCCCTTATCAACCAAAATAAGACAAATGTGATCACTTATAATCCAAGAGCTGAGTAATGTACCATGTCACGCATGTTGTAGTGAATACCAGTCAATGAATCGCCAGCACTGATTTCTTGGTACGTCCCACAAGACACATAAATCTTTGGACCTGAATCGTTTTGGAGCGAGTAATGAGGTAACTTGGCTGCAACATTCAGAAGGCCTAACCGGGGATGAATGTACTCGAGAAACGGAAAACTTCTGATAAACTCAGGTCTTTGGTAGAAAATGAACTCCTCGGAAGCACTTGGGCTCGGCCAGTCCTTTAACTTCCACAATAGCGGAAGACCTGTCTCTTGGTTCTTTCCATCTTTATATGCTCTTGTAAACTCCCCAAGTCTTACATCAACCTGTGAATCAAGTTATGAACATTACTGAATCTGTGACTTCAcaatatgaagaagataagaagataagaagaaatgTACCTCTAAACCATCCAAGCAATTAATGGCCTTCAAGAATGGATCATGTTCTCTCAGTTTCTCGTCCGAAAGCTCGTCTATATCCCTCCAAATAGTCTCAGGATCCCATCTAGAGCAAGATGAGTCATCAAGTACCATTTTCACAGTAACAAGCCGACCCTCTGCCCATTGTTGCTCAAACTTAGCTACTCCATCAGTTTTAATCGTTTCAAGCGACGGGCTGTACACGTAGTTGTCACcgctctcttctctctcagcAAATTTGCAGAATCTTGAATCACACATATCAGGGTTCAGAAGATCAGATAATTTGCAGCCACTAACAATCTCCTCAGCATTTTTCACAAGCTTTGCAACCCAATTCATCTTGAAAATGCGGGCAAGATTCAAAGAATGTGAACCGCAGCCTCCATACTCCTTAGGAGGGCAAGGGATGCTCCCATCACCGTTGGCTTCCCACTCAGGAAACTTGTATGAAaagtttagttttagtttGGGAGCTCCTTTTCTATCTTGTACGTTTTGGTTAGTCCCACTAATCGTCACTGAAGACTCTTCCCGTAGATCTTGACAGCATCTCAGGCAAAGGTCATATGAGCAGTTCGGACAGTGACGGTAGTAGTCAACAACTGGTATCCGACACACGTTGctgcaagaaacaaaacttcaGTCATGTACGATAATACAAAGTGCCAACAAGAAATAGTTGCAGTACTaagtcaaaagaagaaaggcaTGTAAGATAGATCACAAGTACCAGCACATCTGCTCATCTGCTTTCAATCTTGCCCTGACAAGATCAATCTCAACTTCTATAGAGTAGAACAAACTAGTGTTAACCGCAAAAAATGTTACgagtatatataattcatCAATAGTCACTGTAAACAAAAACTCGTCTCACCACGAAGCCTCTTCTCTAGTTCAACTTCCATACATTGTTCAAGATGGATCTGCTTTATGACTGGTAGGACAGCTGATAATAGACGATAAAG
This sequence is a window from Arabidopsis thaliana chromosome 1 sequence. Protein-coding genes within it:
- a CDS encoding arginine-glutamic acid dipeptide repeat protein: MVLLMDGENNLMEETTAVIEEDSYDDEFPCGDPQVEPRVGDEFQVDIPLMMSASKRAVFLSNPVALDDSTCSFLVGLPVQVMWIDKVGIGQGNGDGNVDMNQSLKSLRAKKGRCSAKIRGKSDKNSETKKQRLNLEAVPAIPSSSWDDLEVASFVLGLYTFGKNFTQMNNFMENKGIGEIMLFYYGKFYNSAKYHTWSESRKKRNRKCVYGRKLYSGWRQQQLLTRLMPSIPDEPQKQMLVDVSKSFAEGTITLEKYVSAVKNLVGLRLLVDAVAIGKEKEDLTVPTSTPMKTKPWFTVSSKSSLVPGEGDYNSLTSAGIINQLTGCSRLSKARCNDIFWGAVWPRLLARGWRSQQPEDRGYFKSKDYIVFIVPGVKKFSRQELVKGDHYFDSVSDILTKVVSEPELLENETGGVAAENPSDQSDEESSPSDSLRHRYLRSPCSNRGTLGMKFTVVDTSLATGGKLCDLRNLNAECLVVSEPKARLEAKDSSVLKNSLDSQNVEKSQVRPLDAKNHVDDPMRFTIVDTSVDHCEKLSGFRRWRCLPSDDTRRGHVGADSGIKEEKTLEKAKDPSKRVIKPRSTPRAETNYYAVDSAPYLKRRRLSACISRESPVSKHLPGDNDTKMTICLESEQQSICVVQQQTSTCEEMNQDKEIVPLVEHMNLKSDQSKKTGTGLSSSLVEIQETTAIEPSGLNSNTGVDKNCSPEKIRTAHELISAEPKTNGICSVSELDKKRASSDLEQKQVFELPSISGSNNRSPSNDLGTSQEMGSSEQQHNQQIKTDGPRRQSTRKRPLTTRALEALESDFLITKRMKSTTKPEPRKHESSTKKKRSAKACNRNGSADLEHRGEDRSSFTKKSPTSKPLDQIEDSKPSYLLNEARTESKALDQVQESRPVLTEYRKLPPIVLKLPFRRG
- a CDS encoding JmjC domain protein JMJ24 (Zinc finger, RING-type;Transcription factor jumonji/aspartyl beta-hydroxylase; FUNCTIONS IN: sequence-specific DNA binding transcription factor activity, zinc ion binding; EXPRESSED IN: 24 plant structures; EXPRESSED DURING: 15 growth stages; CONTAINS InterPro DOMAIN/s: Transcription factor jumonji/aspartyl beta-hydroxylase (InterPro:IPR003347), Zinc finger, RING-type (InterPro:IPR001841), Transcription factor jumonji (InterPro:IPR013129), WRC (InterPro:IPR014977), Cell division cycle-associated protein (InterPro:IPR018866); BEST Arabidopsis thaliana protein match is: Transcription factor jumonji (jmjC) domain-containing protein (TAIR:AT4G00990.1); Has 1115 Blast hits to 1061 proteins in 99 species: Archae - 0; Bacteria - 0; Metazoa - 398; Fungi - 30; Plants - 639; Viruses - 0; Other Eukaryotes - 48 (source: NCBI BLink).), with the protein product MNANEQTRSANGIGNGNGESIPGIPDDLRCKRSDGKQWRCTAMSMADKTVCEKHYIQAKKRAANSAFRANQKKAKRRSSLGETDTYSEGKMDDFELPVTSIDHYNNGLASASKSNGRLEKRHNKSLMRYSPETPMMRSFSPRVAVDLNDDLGRDVVMFEEGYRSYRTPPSVAVMDPTRNRSHQSTSPMEYSAASTDVSAESLGEICHQCQRKDRERIISCLKCNQRAFCHNCLSARYSEISLEEVEKVCPACRGLCDCKSCLRSDNTIKVRIREIPVLDKLQYLYRLLSAVLPVIKQIHLEQCMEVELEKRLREVEIDLVRARLKADEQMCCNVCRIPVVDYYRHCPNCSYDLCLRCCQDLREESSVTISGTNQNVQDRKGAPKLKLNFSYKFPEWEANGDGSIPCPPKEYGGCGSHSLNLARIFKMNWVAKLVKNAEEIVSGCKLSDLLNPDMCDSRFCKFAEREESGDNYVYSPSLETIKTDGVAKFEQQWAEGRLVTVKMVLDDSSCSRWDPETIWRDIDELSDEKLREHDPFLKAINCLDGLEVDVRLGEFTRAYKDGKNQETGLPLLWKLKDWPSPSASEEFIFYQRPEFIRSFPFLEYIHPRLGLLNVAAKLPHYSLQNDSGPKIYVSCGTYQEISAGDSLTGIHYNMRDMVYLLVHTSEETTFERVRKTKPVPEEPDQKMSENESLLSPEQKLRDGELHDLSLGEASMEKNEPELALTVNPENLTENGDNMESSCTSSCAGGAQWDVFRRQDVPKLSGYLQRTFQKPDNIQTDFVSRPLYEGLFLNEHHKRQLRDEFGVEPWTFEQHRGEAIFIPAGCPFQITNLQSNIQVALDFLCPESVGESARLAEEIRCLPNDHEAKLQILEIGKISLYAASSAIKEVQKLVLDPKFGAELGFEDSNLTKAVSHNLDEATKRPQQNSCT
- a CDS encoding JmjC domain protein JMJ24, whose protein sequence is MQVNFDETCDSVIRMNANEQTRSANGIGNGNGESIPGIPDDLRCKRSDGKQWRCTAMSMADKTVCEKHYIQAKKRAANSAFRANQKKAKRRSSLGETDTYSEGKMDDFELPVTSIDHYNNGLASASKSNGRLEKRHNKSLMRYSPETPMMRSFSPRVAVDLNDDLGRDVVMFEEGYRSYRTPPSVAVMDPTRNRSHQSTSPMEYSAASTDVSAESLGEICHQCQRKDRERIISCLKCNQRAFCHNCLSARYSEISLEEVEKVCPACRGLCDCKSCLRSDNTIKVRIREIPVLDKLQYLYRLLSAVLPVIKQIHLEQCMEVELEKRLREVEIDLVRARLKADEQMCCNVCRIPVVDYYRHCPNCSYDLCLRCCQDLREESSVTISGTNQNVQDRKGAPKLKLNFSYKFPEWEANGDGSIPCPPKEYGGCGSHSLNLARIFKMNWVAKLVKNAEEIVSGCKLSDLLNPDMCDSRFCKFAEREESGDNYVYSPSLETIKTDGVAKFEQQWAEGRLVTVKMVLDDSSCSRWDPETIWRDIDELSDEKLREHDPFLKAINCLDGLEVDVRLGEFTRAYKDGKNQETGLPLLWKLKDWPSPSASEEFIFYQRPEFIRSFPFLEYIHPRLGLLNVAAKLPHYSLQNDSGPKIYVSCGTYQEISAGDSLTGIHYNMRDMVYLLVHTSEETTFERVRKTKPVPEEPDQKMSENESLLSPEQKLRDGELHDLSLGEASMEKNEPELALTVNPENLTENGDNMESSCTSSCAGGAQWDVFRRQDVPKLSGYLQRTFQKPDNIQTDFVSRPLYEGLFLNEHHKRQLRDEFGVEPWTFEQHRGEAIFIPAGCPFQITNLQSNIQVALDFLCPESVGESARLAEEIRCLPNDHEAKLQILEIGKISLYAASSAIKEVQKLVLDPKFGAELGFEDSNLTKAVSHNLDEATKRPQQNSCT